Proteins from one Cicer arietinum cultivar CDC Frontier isolate Library 1 chromosome 3, Cicar.CDCFrontier_v2.0, whole genome shotgun sequence genomic window:
- the LOC101499558 gene encoding ABC transporter B family member 26, chloroplastic-like isoform X6, giving the protein MPSILAASIFSAQSGENAAFSRNAMFLVLLCFTSGICSGLRSGCFGILNVTLVKRLRENLYIAILFQDISYFDKEKVGTLTSRITADCQRLSNIIGNDLQLILRNTLQGTGAIINLVALSWPLAVSALMICSVLSAIFLVYGRYQRKAAELTQDFTACANEVAQETLCLIRTVRVYGTGKEEFERYNQWLQKLAFISSRESVGYGFWNLSFNTLYRSTQIFAVLLGGMSVFSCGVTVEQLTKYVLYCEWLIYATWRVTNSLSSLLQSIGASENIFHMMNLLPCDQFLSKGIKLQRLMGHIQFVNVSFHYPARSMIPVLEHLDFSVKANQVIAIVGLSGSGKSTLVNLLLRLYEPSSGQICIDGFPLKELDIRWLRQKIGYVAQEPRILHMDIKSNIKYGCPMNINQEDIKQAAKLAYAHDFISSLPNGYETLVDDNALSGGQKQRIAIARAILRDPVILILDEPTSALDSESEHYIKEVLYALKDETKSRTIIIVAHSLSTVKAADGIIVMDNGCIIEMGNHDELLVKDGLYAKLNRIQADILT; this is encoded by the exons ATGCCAAGTATATTAGCAGCGTCAATATTTTCAGCACAGAGTGGTGAGAATGCGGCATTCTCAAGGAATGCAatgtttttggttctactaTGTTTTACTTCAGGAATATGCAG TGGTTTGCGAAGTGGCTGCTTTGGAATTTTGAATGTAACCTTG GTAAAGCGTCTACGAGAAAACTTGTATATAGCCATTCTTTTTCAG GACATATCCtattttgataaagaaaaagTTGGTACATTGACAAGCAGGATCACAGCAGATTGTCAACGGCTTTCAAATATTATAGGAAATGATCTTCAGTTGATATTGCGCAACACATTGCAG GGAACAGGAgctataattaatttagtggCTTTATCTTGGCCTCTAGCAGTATCTGCATTGATGATTTGTTCTGTATTATCTGCAATTTTCCTGGTTTATGGCAG gTATCAAAGAAAAGCAGCAGAGTTAACCCAAGATTTCACGGCTTGTGCCAATGAA GTAGCTCAGGAGACACTTTGTTTGATAAGAACTGTCCGAGTGTATGGAACCGGAAAAGAAGAATTTGAAAG GTACAATCAGTGGCTACAAAAATTAGCATTCATTAGCAGTCGTGAGAGTGTGGGTTATGGTTTCTGGAACCTGAGCTTTAACACCCTTTACCGGTCAACTCAG ATATTTGCAGTGCTTTTAGGTGGAATGTCTGTTTTCAGTTGCGGTGTAACTGTTGAGCAACTTACTAAGTATGTATTATACTGTGAGTGGTTGATTTATGCTACTTGGAGGGTAACAAACAGCTTATCATCATTACTGCAGTCCATTGGAGCATCTGAAAACATTTTCCATATGATGAATTTATTGCCCTGCGACCAATTCCTATCCAAAG GAATTAAGTTGCAGAGGTTAATGGGCCATATTCAGTTTGTAAATGTATCATTTCATTATCCTGCAAGGAGTATG ATCCCTGTTCTGGAACACTTAGACTTCTCTGTAAAAGCAAATCAAGTCATTGCCATT GTTGGTCTGAGTGGTAGTGGAAAGAGCACACTAGTCAACCTTTTACTTCGACTCTATGAGCCTAGTAGCGGTCAG ATATGTATTGATGGTTTCCCTCTTAAGGAGTTGGATATCAGGTGGCTGAGGCAGAAGATTGGATATGTTGCCCAG GAACCCCGTATCCTTCACATGGACATAAAGTCAAACATAAAATATGGTTGCCCCATGAACATAAATCAAGAAGATATTAAACAGGCTGCAAAACTTGCCTATGCTCATGACTTTATTTCTTCACTTCCAAATGGCTATGAAACCCTTGTTGATGACAATGCACTTAGCGGGGGGCAAAAGCAGCGAATTGCCATTGCAAGGGCCATTCTTAGGGACCCAGTTATTTTGATACTTGATGAACCAACCAGTGCCTTGGATTCTGAAAGTGAGCATTACATCAAG GAGGTATTGTATGCATTAAAAGATGAAACTAAATCAAGAACCATCATTATTGTTGCACATAG TCTTTCTACCGTAAAAGCTGCTGACGGGATCATAGTTATGGATAATGGTTGCATTATTGAG ATGGGTAACCATGATGAGCTTCTGGTCAAGGATGGGCTTTATGCCAAGTTAAACAGAATTCAAGCAGATATTTTAACTTGA